The sequence below is a genomic window from Chryseobacterium foetidum.
TTCAGGATGATGAAGCGATTTTCAGATTGAGAAAAGGAAGCCAGATGCAGAGAATCGTGGATATTTTCGGCAGAAAACTGCAACCACAGTTGATTCCTATCAAAGAAGATATTATCTGGTGTAAACTTCATGGTTTTGTAGCTAAACCTGAAGGGGCAAAAAAGACCAGAGGCGAACAGTTTCTCTTCGTCAACGGAAGGTTTTTTAAAAGTGCTTACTTCAACAAAGCTGTTCAGGAGGCTTTTGACGGACTCCTACTGCCTGGATTTATCCCAACATTTTTTCTTTATCTTGAAATCGATCCTGAGAAAATTGATGTCAATATTCATCCACAAAAAACCGAGGTCAAATTTGAAGATGAACATCTGATTTTCGCTTTGATGAGGTCAACTATTAAGAGATCTTTAGGAATTTACAACATTGCTCCAAGTCTGGATTTTGAAAGAGATCCACACCTTGATCAGATGATGCAGAAAAGTTTTCCGAGTAAAGGAAATGTTTCCGTGAAAATGCCCGAAATAACGGTAGACCGCGATTACAATCCATTTGCTGAAGAAAAGCAGGTGACTAAGGCGGAAATGCAGAATTTGGCAGAAATGTACCATCAGAATATCTCTGCAGAACCATCAAAAATTAATCTTTTTGAAGACGAAGATTTCGATGAAGATCTGATGAGGCTTCCCAACGGATACTGGCTTTTCAATAAAGGCGACAGAACCCTGATGCTTGATTTGGGCAGAATGCACCGGTTGGTGGTTTCAGAAAATACTAAATCTGAAAGAAAAATAAACTCTGCAAGCCATACTCTATTGTTCTCTTTGGAATATCACATGAATGAAATCGAGAAGAATAAATACCGATCGATAAAAAAATATCTGCCGGAACTTGGTTTTGACATGAAAATTGCACACGAAAGTGTTTTAAGAATAGACAGCGTGCCGGAAGGCTTAAAAGAAACTCAGGTAATGAAATTTCTGGAGAATCTTTTTGAAGTACTGGAATACAAAACCGAGGAAGAATTTATGCAGTTTTACCAGAACCAATGGTCTAAAATGCAGTCTAAATCGCGTTTTGATTTTATTTACAAAAAAGATGCGGAACAGCTTGTCAAAGATTTCACCGCATTGGGCTTCCCAGAGTATTTACCGAATGGAAAACGTTGTTTTTTTGAAGTGCCATTTAATGATTTTAAAAATAAATTTTAAATAGATGTTTAATACTATACCACCGATTACCCGAAACATAATTATTCTGAATATTGTGGTTTTTATTGCAGCACTCGTTATGCCACAGCTAAACGATTACCTTTCTGCATACTTTCCGCTATTGCCACAGTTCAAGTCGTGGCAGATCATCACACACATGTTTATGCACGGAAGTTTTATGCATATACTTTTTAATATGCTTACATTGTTTAGTTTCGGGCCAATTCTGGAGCAATCTCTGGGAGATAAAAAATATTTAATTCTATATTTTCTGAGTGGCCTGGGAGCTTTTGCATTATATACTCTGTGGAATTTTTTACAGTATCAAAGTGCTTTTTCTGAATTAAACGATTTAGGATTTAATATACAAGGCTATATTGCAGATCCTGAAAGCTTTGCAAACACCAAAGTTTCATTACAGGTTCAGGAATTGGTTAGTCAAAAAATAAACCCTGTGTTATTTGGAAGAATGGTTGGAGCTTCGGGAGCCATTTTCGGTGTTATTGCAGCGTTTGCAACTTTATATCCAGACTCAAAAATAGGAATTATGTTTATCCCGATTCCTGTAAAAGTTAAATATGTTTTGCCCGTTATTATCATTGGCTCAATAGTATTGGAAGTTACAGGCAATACAGGTGGCATTGCACATTTAGCTCACGTTGGAGGTGCCATCGTAGGTTTTATTTTAGCAAAAATCTGGAAGAAGCACCTCTACCGTTTCAATTAAAATGTTATGAAAATTGTAAGGATTGCTCTTCTCATAGCTCATCTTGGAGTTCTCTGTCTGTTATTTGGCGTTTTGCTGAATGCTTATGTTCCACCGAAGATTTTTTCTTGGTTTAATATTTTGTCGCTGGCATTTCCTGTATTAATCTCTGTTTACTGTTTACTGACTGTAACATGGATTTTTATGTGGAAAAAAAGGGCTTTTGTTTTTATGTTTTTGGGATTGTTTTTCTTTTCTGCAACACAGCGCTGGGTCAATTTTAGTTCTCAAAAAGAAACAGGCGATTTAAAAATCATCACATTTAATACAAAAGGCGGAAAATTTGGTAAAAACGAAATCGAAAATTACATCAACGGAAAAGGTGCAGATATCGTTTTGCTGCAGGAAGACGGCAATCTTGATTATCAGTTTACAGGGTTAAAAAAAGCAAAGGAAAGACCTTTGAGTTCTCTTTATTCAAAATACGAGATTGTGGGGTACAAAGAGATTTTTGAAGGAATGTACAGCGAAGATTTTAATGCATTTGCCGATTATACAGATCTTAAAATTAATAATAAAACGGTTAGACTTGTTAATGTTTATCTTCAGCCATTTAAATTCGACAAAAGCATGGTTAAGCTTAAAGGAAACAGCGCTGAAGACGAAACGAAAGTGAAAAATATCGTAAAAAAACTCATCCCTACTTTCAAAATGCATCAGGATCAGATTGACATGATCAGAAAATATGTAGACAATTCTCCCTACCCCGTAATTATGACCGGAGATTTTAATGCAGTACCCAATTCCTATGAATATTATCATTTAGGCAAAAATCTGCAGGATGCCTTTGTAAAAGTGGGAAAAGGAAGTGCTACGAGTTTTCATGATTATAAATATCCGCTGCGTTTAGACTATATTTTTTCGTCAGAATCTATTCTTCCTGTTTCTTATGAAGTAGATCATTCAGTGAAAATTTCAGATCACTATCCTGTTTCGGCCACCTTAAAATTTTCAAACTAAACTGAAATTATGGCAAATAAATTGCTTCTCAAAAAAGAATCTCTATGAAAAATTTTATCTTTGGAATTGCTTGCCTCATCACTGTCGGATTATCCTGCAGCAAAAAACCCGACACCTCTGCGGTGGCTGCGGTTGATGAAAGCAGAGCAACTTACGACACCACTGCCATAGATTCTTTTTCTCCGGGAGCAACTTCAGTAGATGTGGTGAGACAGATCAGAATGTCTTCACAACGCTATCAGGACTCTCTGAAAGCAGTGGTTAAACTTCAGGAGCAGGAGAAAAAAATTGCTGACGAACTGGAAAAAGAAAATAAAAAGAAAGCGGAAGAAGAAAAGAAAAAATCTTCCGAAACTAAAGATGACAAACCCAAAACTGAGTAATAACTTGTAAATATTTTTATATGAAAAAGAATATCATCATTGCAGCAGCATTTTTAGGTTTAATGACTGCCTGCGAAAAATCAACATCGAAAACAGAAACCATTGAAAATCCTGATGGCTCTAAAACAACAATTACTACTACTGAAACGACTTCAGGAATTGTGGACAGTTCGGATGTCAACAAAACCAGAAATGACATCAACAATAAGATTGATAAAGCAACCAGCGAAATCGACACCAAAGCTGACGCAGCAAAACAGAAAATTGATGCAACCGCAGAAAAAACAAAAAAGGATCTGAACGAAGCAGGCAAAGACATCAAGGAAGCAGCTGCAAAAGGTGCCGGAAAAATTGAGGAAAGTGCAAAAAAACTGAAAGAAGATTTGAATAAATAATTAATCAAACAATAAAAATGAGAAACCGCAGAAATGATTCCTGCGGTTTTTTTTATTTATTTAATTCTAAAAGCACATCTATATATTCACGGTCATTGCTCAGTCGCGGAACTTTGTTTTGTCCACCCAGTTTGCCTTTGGACTCCAGCCAAAGGTAGAATAAATTGGGTTTTGCGATGTGAACCAAAGGTCTTTTCAAAGTAATGTTATTGTACCTTTTAGCCTCATAATCAGAATTAACTGATTTTAAGTGCTGATCAAAAGAATCTACAAATGCATCCAGATTTTCAGGTGGTTTGGTAAATTCAAAAATCCATTCGTGGGCACCACTTTCGTTTTCTTTCATAAAAACCGGAGCGCCTGTAAATTCTGCAATGCTTGACTGTGTACATTCACAAGCCTTTGCCAAGGCGGCATCCACATTATTAATCATCAGTTCTTCCCCGAACGCATTGATATAATGTTTGGTTCTTCCCGTAATTTTTATTCTGAAAGGATCTGTGGATGTGAAAACTACCGTATCGCCAATCAGATAACGCCACAAACCGCCGTTGGTGGTAATGACCATTGCGTAGTTTTTGCCCTTTTCAACCTCTTCCAGACACACTACCTTCGGGTTAGAAAGATGAAACTGATCCATCGGGATGAACTCATAGAAAATTCCGTAATCGAGCATCAGAAGCATCTCGTCGCTGTCTGATCTGTCCTGAATTCCGAAAAAGCCTTCTGACGCGTTGTAAATTTCGTAGTAATTTATTTTTTTACCGATGATTCCCTGATACTGTTCACGGTAAGGCTTAAAACTGATTCCGCCATGAAAAAAAACTTCAAGATTAGGCCAAAGCTGAGAAATACTTCCCGCGTCAGTTTCCTTTAAAACCCTTTGCAGAAGCACCATCATCCAACTTGGGACTCCAAGAATACTTCCGACATCTTCATTTTTAACTTGCGAAACAATTGCCTGAAGTTTAGATTCCCATTCAGACATCAGAGAAACTTTTTTATTGGGAATGGTGGTAATTTCTACCCAAAAAGGTAGATTATCAATGATAATAGCAGAAAGATCTCCAAATTTTGTATTGAAGTCAGCGTAGAGTTCGGAACTTCCGCCAAGACGTAGATTTTTATTGGTGAAAAGCTGGTTTTCCGGATGATTGTTGGCGTAGATAGAAACCATGTCTTTTCCGGCTTTCATGTGGCAGTATTCAAGACTTTCTGCGGAGATTGGGATAAATTTACTTTTCGCATTCGTCGTTCCGGAAGATTTCGCAAAATGCTTGATGTAACCGGGCCAGCTGACGTCTTTCTGCCCCTGCCTTGCCTTTTCGATGTAAGGTTCAAAATCTTCATAACAAACTACAGGGACTTTATTTTTAAAATCCTGATAGCTTGAAATGGAGTTGAAGCCATGCTTTTTCCCGTACTCGGTGTCTTCCGCATGAAAGAGCTGCGAAAAGAGAATCCCTTTCTGGGTTTCTATCGGATGATCGATGAAATGCTGTATCTGGTCTATCCTCTGCTTGATAAACCAATTGACCACCGTATTGAAAAGTGCCTTTGTTGCCATTACAACAAATATAACAATTCTTGGATAGGCAGGAAATTTTTGGGTATAAAAAAACCGCTGCACAAAAAGTACAGCAGGATAATTTTTTTATTAAACTATAATATTACTCTTTCGTTAGAGTTATATCTGTCGGTATTACAAAACTATAATTTTTACCACTTGAGAGTCTCTCTTCAGAGTCTGTAACTTTCCAATGAGCTGTTACAGGATTACTCCCGGAATTAATTGTTAAGCTTATAAAACCTCTTAAGGGAAAAAATTCTGAATTTGCTGGCTCTGTTTTGATATCATACAAGTGTCCTGCTAATTTATTTGGTTCAACAGCATCTGCAAATACTACAGTTGGCCATTGTGTAGAAGATACTCCCATATTAATTTCTGAGGTATATATTATTGATTGATTAGACGTGCCATAATCTTGCACCATTTTGTAATGCCCATAAATATTATCCGCGTAATAATTTACATTTAAATCCTCATAATCTTTAAACTCACTCATAGCTTCTTTCCAAAGCGTAACAATAAATGTCTTATTACCATTCGTATATTTCCACGTACCTACAAAAGAATCAAAGTAATGATTAATATCCTTATAATATTTTGGATTCGCAGGTGGAAAATCAAATGAAGTGTTGTCAGTATATAGATTTTTATATTCTGTAATCTGTTGTGCAAAAATTGTATTTGCCAAAAAAAGCAGGAAGATAAATAATTTTGTTTTCATTTTAATTACAATTTTGAGAATTAACTATTCCATTTGATTTTAATGTAATTTTAGAATAAGATGTAAAATCACTATTACTCTCAAACAAAGATACACCTGATGAAAGACCTGTATCTTTTAAAAATTTTAAAAAATTTACTTTGTCATTTAGTGGATTACTTGTTTCAGAAAGTAAGCCTGAAGGTTTTTTATAGTATTTGGTAAATACTTTTTCTATTTTTTTGAATCTTTCTACATCAACAGTTTGCCCAATATTATTTGGATTTTGATAGTAGAAAAAATTCTGGAAAACGGCAGGATTTTCAATTGTCATTGCATATTTTGTACCATCTGCCGTAATTACGTAAAAAATAAAATTAGCAACGTCAATATGATTTTTTATTAGAAGCTGATTTATTTTAGCTAAATCATCCCAAGTAAAAACAGAGTATGTTCCATTCCCCGTTATACCATTAGCATCATGTGTATGTACGATAACTACATATTTCTGCAGTGGATTATCACTAATGTCAATTGTCCCAGCCGCTCCTACAGGAAAATTTTGAATAGGGTTTGTCGTTGAAGAAGTCGCTGCAGCATCAATAAAAAATCCATTCTCTTGATTTTGAGAAGTTGTTCCTGAAATTGTAACAAGAGCAGGTTTTAACTTTGTAAATTTAGTATTAGTATTTTTAATTTTATCACACGGGTCTGCTACAGACCCAAAACCTCCTCCCGGATTATACGGTCCTGTAGAAATTGGCGAAGAACCCGGCCCCACTCCGCCACCAGGAGAAGCACCGCCACCCCCACAGTCAGTAGGCAGCATAACATATTGTATAATATAAAAACCCTCATCAGCAGGTGTACAATCCATATGTCCGGGAGTACCGCAGAGACAGCCGGCTTCACCTGTCTGATGTATCTCACTACTACAGATTCCTGGAACATATACATATTCTTGAAATGGAACTTTCGGACAATACAAAGCTCTTTCTACTGACGAATTATCCCGTAACAGACCGAGATATTCTAATTTTACATGATTGGCTACATCTTCTTTTGCAATTTGAGACTGATGATTTACGATGATACTGTCATACCTTATCATATATGCATCAAAAATACCGTTATCCTGTTCGTTTAGAACATAATTTTCCAGATACGAGGATCTTTCTTCTTTCTCTAAATAAAAAGTATATGTTTTCTTTCCGTTATCCTGCTCAGAAATATA
It includes:
- the mutL gene encoding DNA mismatch repair endonuclease MutL — encoded protein: MSDIIQLLPDHVANQIAAGEVVQRPASIVKELLENSIDAGASKIELIIREAGKNLIQVVDDGKGMSETDARMAFERHATSKIRGTEDIFKIATKGFRGEALASIAAVAQVELKTRLKDAALGTNIYIEGGTFQFQEPTQTAEGSNFSVKNLFYNVPARRKFLKNNNIEFRHVIDEFQRVALAHENLEFSFFQDDEAIFRLRKGSQMQRIVDIFGRKLQPQLIPIKEDIIWCKLHGFVAKPEGAKKTRGEQFLFVNGRFFKSAYFNKAVQEAFDGLLLPGFIPTFFLYLEIDPEKIDVNIHPQKTEVKFEDEHLIFALMRSTIKRSLGIYNIAPSLDFERDPHLDQMMQKSFPSKGNVSVKMPEITVDRDYNPFAEEKQVTKAEMQNLAEMYHQNISAEPSKINLFEDEDFDEDLMRLPNGYWLFNKGDRTLMLDLGRMHRLVVSENTKSERKINSASHTLLFSLEYHMNEIEKNKYRSIKKYLPELGFDMKIAHESVLRIDSVPEGLKETQVMKFLENLFEVLEYKTEEEFMQFYQNQWSKMQSKSRFDFIYKKDAEQLVKDFTALGFPEYLPNGKRCFFEVPFNDFKNKF
- a CDS encoding rhomboid family intramembrane serine protease, whose protein sequence is MFNTIPPITRNIIILNIVVFIAALVMPQLNDYLSAYFPLLPQFKSWQIITHMFMHGSFMHILFNMLTLFSFGPILEQSLGDKKYLILYFLSGLGAFALYTLWNFLQYQSAFSELNDLGFNIQGYIADPESFANTKVSLQVQELVSQKINPVLFGRMVGASGAIFGVIAAFATLYPDSKIGIMFIPIPVKVKYVLPVIIIGSIVLEVTGNTGGIAHLAHVGGAIVGFILAKIWKKHLYRFN
- a CDS encoding endonuclease/exonuclease/phosphatase family protein; its protein translation is MKIVRIALLIAHLGVLCLLFGVLLNAYVPPKIFSWFNILSLAFPVLISVYCLLTVTWIFMWKKRAFVFMFLGLFFFSATQRWVNFSSQKETGDLKIITFNTKGGKFGKNEIENYINGKGADIVLLQEDGNLDYQFTGLKKAKERPLSSLYSKYEIVGYKEIFEGMYSEDFNAFADYTDLKINNKTVRLVNVYLQPFKFDKSMVKLKGNSAEDETKVKNIVKKLIPTFKMHQDQIDMIRKYVDNSPYPVIMTGDFNAVPNSYEYYHLGKNLQDAFVKVGKGSATSFHDYKYPLRLDYIFSSESILPVSYEVDHSVKISDHYPVSATLKFSN
- a CDS encoding GH3 auxin-responsive promoter family protein, which gives rise to MATKALFNTVVNWFIKQRIDQIQHFIDHPIETQKGILFSQLFHAEDTEYGKKHGFNSISSYQDFKNKVPVVCYEDFEPYIEKARQGQKDVSWPGYIKHFAKSSGTTNAKSKFIPISAESLEYCHMKAGKDMVSIYANNHPENQLFTNKNLRLGGSSELYADFNTKFGDLSAIIIDNLPFWVEITTIPNKKVSLMSEWESKLQAIVSQVKNEDVGSILGVPSWMMVLLQRVLKETDAGSISQLWPNLEVFFHGGISFKPYREQYQGIIGKKINYYEIYNASEGFFGIQDRSDSDEMLLMLDYGIFYEFIPMDQFHLSNPKVVCLEEVEKGKNYAMVITTNGGLWRYLIGDTVVFTSTDPFRIKITGRTKHYINAFGEELMINNVDAALAKACECTQSSIAEFTGAPVFMKENESGAHEWIFEFTKPPENLDAFVDSFDQHLKSVNSDYEAKRYNNITLKRPLVHIAKPNLFYLWLESKGKLGGQNKVPRLSNDREYIDVLLELNK
- a CDS encoding DUF6705 family protein; translated protein: MKTKLFIFLLFLANTIFAQQITEYKNLYTDNTSFDFPPANPKYYKDINHYFDSFVGTWKYTNGNKTFIVTLWKEAMSEFKDYEDLNVNYYADNIYGHYKMVQDYGTSNQSIIYTSEINMGVSSTQWPTVVFADAVEPNKLAGHLYDIKTEPANSEFFPLRGFISLTINSGSNPVTAHWKVTDSEERLSSGKNYSFVIPTDITLTKE